A DNA window from Actinomadura coerulea contains the following coding sequences:
- a CDS encoding NAD(P)/FAD-dependent oxidoreductase, protein MNASTAHQIVVLGAGYTGLIATARLARYTRRLNARITLVNPSPRFTERLRMHQVAAGQELTDFQIPDLLKGTGVRFHQAAATTIGTADRTVALDDGALLHYDTLVYALGSATDTSIVPGAADHAWTLNDPHLAHRLSRQLPGIAAAGGTVTVCGGGLTGIEAAAEIAEAHPALTVNLVCATEPGSMMGEKARAHLNRVLNRLGVVRMVGVKVTKVLPDAVSLDTGELVSSDLTLWTTGVRVPQLAAQAGIATDGRGLIVTDSTLRSVSHPEIHAIGDAALVRQSWGQLHGTCQSGVVTADYTADVIARLLRGKPVKPLRFGYFHQPVSLGRKDAVVQFTKADDTPRRWYLKGKAAVIYKEQVSGTPPVAAKMSRYVKIPVQLSKGGRATRKAA, encoded by the coding sequence ATGAACGCAAGCACCGCCCATCAGATCGTCGTCCTCGGCGCCGGCTATACCGGCCTGATCGCGACAGCTCGGCTGGCCCGCTACACGCGGAGGCTGAACGCCCGCATCACTTTGGTGAACCCCTCGCCTCGCTTCACCGAGCGTCTGCGCATGCACCAGGTCGCCGCGGGCCAGGAACTGACCGACTTCCAGATCCCGGACCTGCTGAAGGGCACCGGCGTGCGATTCCACCAGGCCGCCGCGACCACCATCGGTACCGCTGACCGGACCGTCGCCCTCGACGATGGCGCTCTCCTTCACTACGACACGCTGGTCTACGCCCTCGGCAGCGCCACCGACACGAGCATCGTCCCAGGTGCGGCGGACCACGCCTGGACTCTCAACGACCCCCATCTGGCGCACCGCCTGTCGCGGCAGCTGCCCGGGATCGCCGCTGCGGGCGGCACGGTCACCGTCTGCGGTGGCGGGCTCACCGGCATCGAGGCGGCCGCCGAGATCGCCGAGGCGCACCCGGCGCTGACCGTCAACCTGGTCTGTGCCACCGAACCCGGGTCCATGATGGGCGAGAAGGCCCGAGCCCACCTCAACCGCGTCCTGAACCGCTTGGGCGTGGTGCGCATGGTCGGGGTGAAGGTCACCAAAGTGCTGCCCGACGCGGTGAGTCTGGACACCGGTGAGCTCGTCTCCTCGGATCTGACCCTGTGGACCACCGGTGTGCGGGTGCCGCAGCTCGCTGCCCAGGCCGGAATCGCCACCGACGGGAGGGGGCTCATCGTCACCGACTCCACCCTGCGCTCGGTTTCGCACCCGGAGATCCATGCCATCGGAGACGCCGCCCTGGTGCGGCAGTCCTGGGGACAGCTCCACGGCACATGCCAGAGCGGGGTGGTCACCGCCGACTACACCGCCGACGTCATCGCCCGGCTGCTGCGAGGGAAGCCGGTGAAGCCTCTGCGGTTCGGCTACTTCCACCAGCCGGTGAGCCTGGGCCGCAAGGACGCGGTCGTCCAGTTCACCAAAGCCGATGACACCCCGAGGCGGTGGTACCTCAAGGGCAAGGCCGCGGTCATCTACAAGGAGCAGGTCAGCGGCACCCCGCCGGTGGCCGCCAAGATGTCCCGCTACGTGAAGATACCGGTGCAGCTGTCAAAGGGCGGCCGCGCCACCCGTAAGGCCGCATGA
- the nhaA gene encoding Na+/H+ antiporter NhaA: protein MTERRAGPPSGSFADRTAWARNLRTPLREFMRTETGGAVVLLAATLAALVWANADASSYERVWETQVSVRFGGAGLSQGLREWVNSGLMTVFFFVVGLEARREFDMGELRDRRRFALPLAAGVGGMVVPVAVYLAFNAGGPAAHGWGIAMSTDTAFALGVLALVGRNFPARLRTYLLTATVVDDVIALAVIATVYSGDVALPPLLLAAGILAVTVLVRALGVRQIPVYVVLGVAAWAAVQSAGVEPVVVGLVMGLLTYAHPAARDDLERATEVFRLFREQPTPEFARSARTGVAAAISPNERLQLLIHPWTSYAVVPLFALANAGVTITAGFLGRAFTSTLTLGIVIGYVAGKPLGILGSSWLVTRASRGRLRPPVGWAAVGGGGAIAGIGFTVALLIATLSFTGARLEEAKIGVLSAALGATVVTWVVVRATALLPPRRRLRALLGTAESIIDLAAPVEPERDHVRGPANAPVTVVEYGDFECPYCGRAESVVRELLADHGDVRYVWRHLPLNDIHPQAQLAAEAAEAAAAQGRFWEMHDLLLDRQDALRPRDLVRYAGDLGLDVDRFRADLRRHTGAGRIAEDVDSADLSGVSGTPTFFVNGRRHVGAYDIATLSAAVRGARKRAAVGS from the coding sequence ATGACGGAGCGCCGAGCGGGCCCGCCTTCCGGATCGTTCGCCGACCGGACCGCGTGGGCGCGCAACCTGCGGACGCCGCTGCGGGAGTTCATGCGCACCGAGACGGGCGGCGCCGTGGTCCTGCTGGCCGCGACGCTCGCCGCGCTGGTCTGGGCGAACGCGGACGCGTCCTCCTACGAGCGGGTATGGGAGACGCAGGTGTCCGTCCGGTTCGGCGGCGCCGGCCTCTCCCAGGGGCTGCGGGAGTGGGTCAACAGCGGCCTGATGACGGTGTTCTTCTTCGTGGTCGGGCTCGAAGCGCGCCGCGAGTTCGACATGGGAGAGCTCCGCGACCGGCGGCGGTTCGCGCTGCCGCTGGCCGCCGGGGTCGGCGGGATGGTCGTGCCCGTGGCCGTCTACCTCGCCTTCAACGCGGGCGGTCCGGCCGCCCACGGCTGGGGCATCGCGATGTCGACCGACACCGCTTTCGCGCTGGGCGTGCTCGCGCTGGTCGGACGGAACTTCCCCGCGCGTCTGCGCACGTACCTGCTCACGGCCACCGTCGTGGACGACGTCATCGCGCTCGCGGTGATCGCGACCGTCTACAGCGGCGACGTGGCGCTGCCTCCGCTGCTGCTGGCGGCCGGCATCCTCGCGGTGACCGTGCTGGTGCGCGCCCTCGGGGTGCGGCAGATCCCGGTGTACGTCGTGCTGGGCGTCGCCGCGTGGGCGGCGGTCCAGTCCGCCGGGGTGGAGCCGGTGGTCGTCGGCCTGGTCATGGGACTGCTGACGTACGCCCACCCGGCGGCGCGCGACGACCTGGAGCGCGCCACCGAGGTCTTCCGGCTGTTCCGGGAGCAGCCCACCCCGGAGTTCGCCCGGTCGGCGCGGACCGGGGTGGCTGCGGCGATCTCCCCGAACGAGCGGCTCCAGCTGCTGATCCACCCGTGGACGAGCTATGCGGTCGTGCCGCTGTTCGCGCTGGCCAACGCGGGCGTCACGATCACCGCCGGGTTCCTCGGCCGCGCCTTCACCTCGACGCTGACGCTCGGCATCGTGATCGGCTATGTGGCCGGCAAGCCGCTCGGCATCCTCGGGTCCTCGTGGCTGGTGACCCGGGCGAGCCGGGGCCGGCTGCGTCCGCCGGTCGGCTGGGCCGCGGTCGGCGGCGGCGGCGCGATCGCCGGCATCGGCTTCACGGTGGCCCTGCTGATCGCGACGCTGTCCTTCACCGGTGCGCGGCTGGAGGAGGCCAAGATCGGCGTGCTGTCCGCGGCGCTGGGCGCCACGGTCGTGACCTGGGTCGTCGTCCGCGCGACCGCGCTGCTGCCGCCGCGCAGGCGGTTGCGCGCGCTGCTCGGGACGGCGGAGAGCATCATCGACCTCGCCGCGCCGGTCGAGCCCGAGCGCGACCATGTCCGCGGTCCCGCGAACGCGCCGGTCACCGTGGTCGAGTACGGGGACTTCGAGTGCCCGTACTGCGGACGGGCGGAGTCCGTCGTCCGGGAACTGCTCGCCGACCACGGGGACGTCCGGTACGTGTGGCGCCACCTGCCGCTCAACGACATCCACCCCCAGGCGCAACTCGCGGCCGAGGCCGCCGAGGCGGCCGCCGCGCAGGGCCGGTTCTGGGAGATGCACGACCTGCTGCTCGACCGCCAGGACGCGCTGAGACCCCGGGACCTGGTCCGCTACGCCGGCGACCTCGGCCTCGACGTCGACCGTTTCCGTGCCGACCTGCGCCGGCACACCGGTGCCGGGCGGATCGCCGAAGACGTCGACTCGGCCGACCTGAGCGGCGTCTCCGGAACCCCGACCTTCTTCGTCAACGGACGGCGCCACGTCGGCGCCTACGACATCGCCACCCTCTCCGCGGCGGTCCGGGGCGCCCGCAAACGCGCGGCGGTCGGCTCCTGA
- a CDS encoding sulfite oxidase-like oxidoreductase, translating to MGIVSPGFHGRRRESAVQLPPGQYLTEDFPVLSAGPTPRIPEEEWEFTVTTETGRQHRWTWRELLDLPFETPRVDIHCVTKWSKLGTDWQGVSLDVLLADVETAADFALVSSYGGYTTNLPLEDLLDGKAWIVYRYGGEELAPEHGGPVRLLVPHLYFWKSAKWLRGIDLLTENEPGFWETAGYHDYGDPWREQRYQGD from the coding sequence ATGGGGATCGTTTCGCCCGGGTTCCATGGGCGGCGGCGCGAGTCCGCGGTCCAGTTGCCGCCCGGGCAGTACCTGACCGAGGACTTTCCCGTGCTGTCGGCCGGTCCGACGCCGCGGATCCCGGAGGAGGAGTGGGAGTTCACGGTGACCACGGAGACGGGGCGGCAGCACCGGTGGACGTGGCGGGAGCTGCTGGATCTGCCGTTCGAGACGCCGAGGGTGGACATCCACTGCGTCACCAAGTGGTCCAAGCTCGGCACGGACTGGCAGGGGGTGTCGCTGGACGTTCTGCTGGCCGACGTGGAGACCGCGGCCGATTTCGCGCTCGTGTCCTCCTACGGCGGGTACACCACCAACCTGCCGCTTGAGGATCTGCTCGACGGCAAGGCATGGATCGTCTACCGCTATGGCGGTGAGGAGCTGGCGCCGGAGCACGGTGGGCCGGTGCGGCTTCTGGTACCGCACCTGTACTTCTGGAAGTCGGCGAAATGGTTGCGGGGCATCGACCTGCTGACCGAGAACGAGCCGGGCTTCTGGGAGACCGCCGGTTATCACGACTACGGGGACCCATGGCGCGAGCAGCGGTACCAGGGCGACTAG
- a CDS encoding RNA polymerase sigma-70 factor, whose translation MNDHETGRPAPVPDPRKAATDPFVEHRRLLFGTAYHMLGSVVDAEDILQDAWLKWHAVDQELVEHPKAYLVRTVTNLALNRLTSARAVRETYVGPWLPEPLITPSNAVEETEMAETVSTAMLVVLETLNPTERVVFVLRDVFGYSYAEIGGFLDRPAATVRQISRRARSHVQARRPRFEADDEARQEVTERFMAACHGGDLNALMELLAPEVTLWNDGGGIVTAARRPLHGPDHVARWILGVMAKPLSAGIRLEPAVVNGELSVVGMMGDDLVGALTYDIHDGRIENIRFQVNPRKLNGIQAAGATDSPTPNTKGPR comes from the coding sequence ATGAATGATCACGAGACCGGCCGGCCGGCCCCGGTGCCCGACCCGCGAAAGGCGGCGACCGATCCGTTCGTCGAACACCGCCGGTTGTTGTTCGGCACGGCCTATCACATGCTGGGCAGCGTCGTCGACGCCGAGGACATCCTCCAGGACGCCTGGTTGAAATGGCATGCGGTGGACCAGGAGTTGGTCGAGCATCCCAAGGCCTACCTGGTGCGCACCGTCACCAACCTGGCATTGAACCGTCTCACCTCCGCCCGGGCCGTCCGTGAGACCTATGTGGGCCCCTGGCTTCCCGAACCGCTGATCACCCCATCGAACGCCGTGGAGGAGACCGAAATGGCCGAGACGGTGTCGACGGCCATGCTGGTCGTCCTCGAAACCCTCAACCCCACCGAGCGGGTCGTCTTCGTGCTGCGCGATGTCTTCGGCTATTCCTACGCCGAGATCGGCGGCTTCCTCGATCGCCCCGCGGCCACCGTGCGCCAGATCTCGCGCCGCGCCCGTTCGCACGTGCAGGCCCGCCGCCCCCGCTTCGAAGCGGACGACGAGGCGCGACAGGAGGTCACCGAGAGGTTCATGGCCGCCTGCCACGGCGGTGACCTCAACGCCCTCATGGAACTGCTCGCCCCGGAAGTGACGCTGTGGAACGACGGCGGCGGCATCGTCACCGCCGCCCGCCGACCGCTGCACGGCCCTGACCATGTGGCGCGCTGGATCCTGGGCGTCATGGCCAAACCGCTCTCCGCCGGCATCCGCCTCGAACCGGCGGTCGTCAACGGCGAGCTGAGCGTCGTCGGCATGATGGGCGACGACCTCGTCGGCGCACTCACCTACGACATCCACGATGGCCGCATCGAGAACATCCGCTTCCAGGTCAACCCCCGGAAACTGAATGGTATTCAAGCGGCGGGCGCCACCGACAGTCCTACCCCCAACACCAAAGGGCCACGGTGA
- a CDS encoding ferredoxin reductase, which produces MARLAETRRETGTARTLVFDVPGWPGHLAGQHVDVRLTAPDGYAAQRSYSLSAPDRVELTVQRIPDGEVSPYLTDVLGVGDPVEIRGPVGGWFVWRPGAGPDVLLIAGGSGIAPLMAMVRARRLAGSGTRFRLVYSTRTPGDVFYADELRRPEPGLDVTHVYTRAAPDGWPRPPGRLTVDDLGDGPPDRDCFVCGPTGFVESAADMLLARGHDPRRIKTERFG; this is translated from the coding sequence GTGGCGCGGCTGGCCGAGACCCGCCGGGAGACGGGGACGGCCCGCACGCTCGTCTTCGATGTGCCGGGCTGGCCGGGGCATCTGGCCGGTCAGCACGTCGACGTGCGGCTGACCGCGCCGGACGGCTATGCCGCGCAGCGCAGCTACTCGCTCTCCGCGCCCGACCGGGTCGAGCTCACCGTGCAGCGGATCCCGGACGGGGAGGTCTCCCCGTATCTCACCGATGTGCTCGGCGTCGGCGATCCGGTCGAGATCCGGGGCCCGGTGGGCGGCTGGTTCGTGTGGCGGCCCGGTGCGGGACCGGACGTCCTGCTGATCGCGGGCGGTTCCGGGATCGCGCCGCTGATGGCCATGGTCCGCGCCCGCCGCCTGGCCGGGAGCGGGACGCGGTTCCGGCTGGTCTATTCCACGCGCACGCCCGGAGACGTGTTCTATGCAGATGAGCTGCGGCGTCCCGAACCTGGGCTGGATGTCACGCACGTCTACACCCGGGCGGCCCCTGACGGCTGGCCCCGCCCGCCCGGTCGGCTGACGGTGGACGATCTCGGGGACGGCCCGCCCGACCGTGACTGCTTCGTCTGCGGGCCGACGGGATTCGTGGAGTCGGCCGCCGACATGCTGCTCGCCCGCGGCCACGACCCGCGGCGCATCAAGACCGAACGGTTCGGCTGA
- a CDS encoding NAD(P)H-binding protein, with amino-acid sequence MILITGATGVVGRPTVDLLLGDGADVVAVTRAPSTAALPAGARTVDGDPSRPHTLSAALPGVEAMLISPRATGSGLRELLRLAAGHGVRRAVLLSATTVAYPAGEPRFADQFMHAEDLVTGSGLEWTVLRLADFAANALAWAPQIQATGTVRGAFGRAATSPVHEHDIAAVAVQALRTSEHSGATYTLTGPQSLDQPAKVEMIGEAIGRDLSFQELPAERIREAMLAQGLPDEVPSRLLGSLADYADVPGPTTKTVEELLGRPALTFGEWARGNAEAFSH; translated from the coding sequence ATGATCTTGATTACCGGAGCGACCGGCGTCGTCGGGCGCCCGACGGTGGACCTGCTGCTCGGGGACGGCGCCGACGTCGTGGCGGTCACCCGCGCGCCTTCCACGGCCGCGCTGCCCGCCGGTGCACGGACGGTGGACGGCGACCCGTCGCGTCCGCACACACTCAGCGCGGCGCTGCCGGGGGTGGAGGCGATGCTGATCAGTCCGCGCGCCACCGGGTCAGGGCTGCGGGAACTCCTGCGGCTGGCCGCCGGGCACGGCGTGCGGCGGGCGGTGCTGCTGTCCGCCACCACCGTCGCGTACCCGGCAGGGGAACCGCGGTTCGCCGACCAGTTCATGCACGCCGAGGATCTCGTGACGGGCTCGGGCCTGGAGTGGACGGTGCTGCGGCTGGCCGACTTCGCCGCCAATGCGCTGGCCTGGGCGCCGCAGATCCAAGCCACCGGAACGGTGAGAGGCGCCTTCGGCCGGGCCGCCACCTCCCCCGTTCACGAGCACGACATCGCGGCGGTGGCCGTACAGGCGCTGCGGACGTCCGAACATTCAGGGGCCACCTATACCCTCACGGGGCCGCAGTCCCTCGACCAGCCCGCGAAGGTCGAGATGATCGGTGAGGCCATCGGACGGGACCTCAGCTTCCAGGAACTGCCGGCCGAACGGATCCGCGAAGCCATGCTCGCACAAGGGCTGCCCGACGAGGTCCCCTCCCGGCTCCTGGGCTCGCTGGCCGACTACGCCGACGTCCCGGGCCCGACCACCAAGACCGTCGAAGAGCTCCTCGGGCGCCCCGCGCTCACCTTCGGCGAATGGGCACGCGGCAACGCCGAAGCGTTCAGCCACTGA
- a CDS encoding HIT family protein yields the protein MVKPVRHVVHVAELTEAESAALGPLLQRVAAAVTKVVQPEQVYVCLWSHANAVPGHLHFVVQPAVKSDMTRFDAFGPALQMAMFREGAMPGETEVEALSEQLRAALSLSSFGP from the coding sequence GTGGTCAAACCGGTGCGGCACGTCGTCCATGTCGCCGAGTTGACAGAGGCCGAGAGTGCGGCGTTGGGTCCGTTGCTGCAGCGGGTGGCCGCAGCGGTGACGAAGGTTGTCCAGCCGGAGCAGGTCTACGTATGCCTCTGGTCCCATGCGAATGCTGTACCTGGCCACCTGCATTTCGTGGTCCAGCCCGCAGTGAAGTCTGACATGACCCGGTTCGACGCGTTCGGCCCGGCACTGCAGATGGCGATGTTCCGGGAAGGAGCAATGCCAGGCGAGACCGAAGTCGAGGCGTTGTCCGAACAACTTCGAGCGGCCTTGTCTCTCTCGTCTTTTGGACCATGA
- a CDS encoding MFS transporter translates to MSDISGAGGADSAREGPPSSDPEAAQQDLKLFRSLRNHRNYRLLMPAQGVSSIGAWMQMTAQDWLVLDLTHGSGAAVGITAGLQILPALLFSLYGSVLADRYPKRRILMVSQAVMGTLALVLGLLTVTGTVTVWNVYALAFGLGLTVTLDTPARMAFTFEVVGPRDVSNAIGLNNALFNTTMILGPAVAGVLIAAVGTGPVFLINAVSFGAMELGLYLMREDELHVREPVRRTKGQLRAGLRYVRERRDLVMLMTVMLLVSAFGMNFAVTDALMSRQVFHTGASSFGVVTAMMAVGGLVGSLFSARRRQPSIRDMLVAAAAFGALVTASGLMPAYWAFAAMQLPTGMAMMTFTTAAYSITQLSAPEEMRGRVMGLYLLVITGSSLIGYPLVGWLAETFGPRSTLVIGGLASLASVVGTLVFMTPVATGLLARGTTPRA, encoded by the coding sequence ATGTCCGACATCTCGGGCGCAGGTGGAGCCGATTCCGCCAGGGAGGGCCCGCCGAGCAGCGATCCTGAAGCCGCTCAGCAGGACCTCAAGCTGTTCCGCTCACTGCGGAACCACCGCAACTACCGGCTGCTCATGCCGGCTCAGGGCGTCTCCAGTATCGGCGCTTGGATGCAGATGACTGCCCAGGACTGGCTGGTGCTGGACCTGACGCACGGCAGCGGCGCCGCGGTCGGCATCACGGCCGGCTTGCAGATACTGCCGGCGCTGCTGTTCAGCCTTTACGGCAGCGTCCTGGCCGACCGGTACCCCAAGCGACGCATCCTCATGGTCAGCCAGGCGGTGATGGGCACGCTTGCGCTGGTGCTCGGCCTGCTTACCGTAACTGGGACCGTCACCGTGTGGAATGTGTACGCCCTGGCGTTCGGCCTCGGCCTGACCGTGACACTGGACACCCCGGCCCGGATGGCGTTCACCTTCGAGGTGGTGGGGCCGCGTGACGTGTCCAATGCCATCGGCCTGAACAACGCGCTGTTCAACACGACGATGATCCTCGGGCCGGCCGTCGCCGGCGTACTGATCGCCGCCGTCGGCACCGGTCCGGTCTTTCTCATCAACGCCGTGTCGTTCGGCGCTATGGAACTCGGGCTCTACCTCATGCGTGAGGACGAGCTGCATGTCAGAGAACCGGTGCGGCGGACCAAGGGCCAGCTGCGCGCGGGCCTGCGCTATGTCCGGGAGCGCCGCGATCTGGTCATGCTGATGACGGTCATGCTGTTGGTCTCCGCGTTCGGTATGAACTTCGCGGTGACCGATGCCCTGATGAGCCGACAGGTCTTCCATACCGGAGCCTCGTCCTTCGGCGTCGTCACGGCGATGATGGCCGTGGGCGGGCTGGTCGGCTCGCTGTTCTCCGCCCGACGGAGGCAGCCGAGCATTCGGGACATGCTGGTCGCAGCGGCGGCCTTCGGGGCGCTCGTGACCGCGAGCGGACTCATGCCGGCCTACTGGGCGTTCGCGGCCATGCAGCTGCCGACCGGCATGGCGATGATGACGTTCACCACGGCGGCCTACTCGATCACGCAGCTGAGCGCCCCGGAGGAGATGCGCGGCCGCGTCATGGGCCTCTACCTGCTGGTGATCACCGGGAGCTCCCTCATCGGCTATCCCCTGGTCGGCTGGCTGGCCGAGACCTTCGGGCCACGCTCGACCCTGGTCATCGGCGGCCTCGCGTCCCTGGCCTCAGTGGTGGGCACCCTCGTCTTCATGACGCCGGTGGCCACAGGACTGCTCGCACGCGGAACAACACCGCGGGCCTGA
- a CDS encoding NAD(P)/FAD-dependent oxidoreductase: MGDHTRIVVVGASLAGIRAVQTLRSEGYAGELSLVGAEPHLPYNRPPLSKNVLTGDDDVALPGGDQFDAAWLGGRRAVRLDTTGRAVVLDDGSELAYDGLVIATGARPRRLPEDQMALTGVHVLRTIDDAKALRAALARDPRQVVVIGGGFIGGEVASAVRAQGMDVTLIESGPLPMIGVVGREVAEWLAEHHRRNGVDLVTGVRANRLEGGPDGRIAAVQLSDGRSIPADLLIAGLGVEPNTEWLDGSDVQVQDGVLTDDKLFALGFPDIVAAGDVARWPHRIFGDEPVRVEHWANANEQGASAARNLLRGPAGAEPFVEVAGLGTRVHGKRVQWAGFPSLADQGTIVAGSVEESKFAVAFSRDGVLVGAATVNYPKELNRLRGMIAAGADQPAPA; this comes from the coding sequence ATGGGTGACCACACTCGGATCGTTGTCGTAGGGGCCTCGCTGGCGGGAATCCGCGCCGTCCAGACTCTCCGCAGCGAGGGGTATGCCGGTGAACTCAGCCTGGTCGGGGCCGAACCCCACCTTCCGTACAACCGGCCGCCGCTGTCCAAGAACGTTCTCACCGGTGATGATGACGTCGCCCTTCCCGGCGGCGACCAGTTCGACGCCGCATGGCTGGGCGGTCGCCGCGCGGTCCGGCTGGACACCACGGGCCGGGCGGTCGTCCTGGACGACGGCTCCGAGCTCGCCTACGACGGCCTGGTCATAGCGACCGGGGCTCGGCCGCGGCGGTTGCCCGAGGACCAGATGGCCCTGACCGGAGTCCACGTCCTGCGCACCATCGATGACGCCAAGGCGCTCCGGGCCGCTCTCGCGCGCGACCCCCGGCAGGTCGTCGTCATCGGGGGCGGCTTCATCGGCGGCGAGGTGGCTTCCGCGGTACGTGCCCAGGGCATGGACGTGACGCTCATCGAGAGCGGGCCGCTCCCCATGATCGGAGTCGTCGGCCGGGAGGTCGCGGAGTGGCTCGCCGAGCACCATCGCCGGAACGGCGTCGATCTGGTGACCGGGGTCCGGGCGAACCGGCTGGAAGGCGGTCCCGACGGCCGGATCGCGGCCGTCCAGTTGAGCGACGGACGGTCGATTCCGGCCGACCTGCTCATCGCCGGCCTGGGGGTCGAACCCAACACCGAGTGGCTGGACGGCAGCGACGTGCAGGTTCAGGACGGCGTCCTCACCGACGACAAACTGTTCGCGCTCGGCTTCCCGGACATCGTCGCCGCGGGTGACGTCGCCCGCTGGCCTCATCGGATCTTCGGCGACGAGCCGGTCCGGGTCGAGCACTGGGCGAACGCCAACGAGCAGGGAGCCTCGGCCGCGCGCAACCTGCTGCGCGGGCCGGCCGGCGCGGAACCGTTCGTCGAGGTGGCCGGACTCGGCACGCGCGTGCACGGCAAGCGCGTCCAATGGGCCGGCTTCCCGAGCCTCGCCGACCAGGGCACGATCGTCGCCGGCTCGGTCGAGGAATCGAAATTCGCGGTCGCGTTCTCACGGGACGGCGTCCTCGTGGGTGCGGCGACCGTCAACTACCCCAAGGAACTGAACCGCCTCCGCGGCATGATCGCGGCCGGCGCCGACCAGCCCGCTCCCGCATGA
- a CDS encoding DUF6510 family protein — MDHVDGNALAGPLSELFAVDITAATGRCVNCGLTGPVAELRVYDRAPGLVARCPGCGHVLLRYVRTPDSAWIDLTGTVSLRVRLPDGDEEGRG, encoded by the coding sequence ATGGATCACGTGGACGGCAACGCCCTGGCGGGACCGCTGAGCGAGCTGTTCGCCGTGGATATCACGGCGGCCACCGGCCGCTGCGTCAACTGCGGGCTCACCGGCCCGGTCGCCGAGTTGCGGGTGTACGACCGGGCGCCCGGTCTGGTCGCCCGCTGCCCCGGTTGCGGCCACGTCCTCCTGCGCTACGTCCGGACGCCGGACTCGGCCTGGATCGACCTGACCGGGACGGTCTCCCTGCGCGTCCGGCTGCCGGACGGGGACGAGGAGGGGCGCGGATGA